A window of Sulfobacillus thermosulfidooxidans contains these coding sequences:
- a CDS encoding S41 family peptidase yields the protein MGIAGYYRYPTIAQHHVVFVSEDDLWTVDQDGGVARRLTAGWGSATRPLLSPDGQWIAFVGREEGDNEVYIMPQEGGEVTRLTYLGANTQPVAFHPDGSLIISSNAGQPFRSLFMLYRLPLSGGEPEPMHWGPANNIAFGPDQGVVLGRNTADPARWKRYRGGTRGQLWIDQDGSGHFERYEGVNGNFASPMWIRNRIYFISDHEGYANIYSIEPDGRHLERHTDHETYYVRNASTDGHFIVYHAGADLYVLDPLSGENTRLAIEYYSQKTQVEPYYAKAQDYWTDYALNPSGEKVLITTRGKLFQMGNWEGPVEPLGALEGVRYRLSQWIPGSDQVLTISDDGGEEGLELLDPKTHSRTRFPGSIGQATALKVSPDGQFAVIANQRHELWLADLKAFTLSQIDGSIYGPVRGINFSPDSRWVAYGLHQSSKTCAIKVYNLISRESQWITRPVLIDSDPVFDPAGRFLYFLSHRVFDPVYDNLRFDLGFPNGMHPYLIPLQKEQRSPFMPEPRPVVDTNDKSETEGSDANKLVTIDFEGILDRAVPFPVQEGLYRQLEAGPDKVYWTTVEPHGSLHTSFYDGESSQATLHEYSLKDLKEEVLGSHITSFSLNALRNTMAIRLGKKLRIAKAGDKLDEKASTKPGRETGFVDFQRISLFVNRRAEWEQMLREAWRLMRDNFWSESMSGIDWEQIFHRYQILLPRVATRSEFSDLVWEMQGELGTSHAYEIGGDYRKEPSNRIGFLAAKWRWVPEFNGYQIIAIARGDSTTEGENSPLLAPGIDIQEGDIVTMVDNKPLDPTLPPEAHLINKAKQAVRLSYIRPGDRVLKTADVLALPQEMPVYYRQWVNNNREKVHHASSGRLGYVHIPDMGPRGFAEFYRAYLKESEYEGLIVDVRFNGGGHVSQLILENLQRQRLGYDVPRHGQPEPYPQDSILGPIVALTNEYAGSDGDIFSHSFKLMGIGPLVGQRTWGGVIGIWARHRLVDGSITTQPEFSFWFKDVGWGVENYGTDPTIPVENRPEDYHNGYDRQLDRAIAEGMRLLTENPPAMPDFSQKPVLTPGHLPPRPQSRA from the coding sequence ATGGGTATTGCCGGTTATTATCGGTATCCAACCATTGCTCAACATCACGTCGTTTTTGTTTCCGAAGATGATTTATGGACCGTAGACCAGGATGGAGGGGTGGCAAGGCGGCTCACTGCAGGATGGGGCTCGGCAACTCGTCCCCTATTGTCACCCGATGGGCAATGGATTGCCTTTGTCGGCCGCGAAGAAGGCGACAATGAAGTCTATATCATGCCTCAGGAAGGCGGAGAAGTCACCCGCTTGACATATTTAGGCGCTAACACACAACCCGTCGCCTTTCATCCTGACGGTTCCCTCATTATTTCATCCAATGCGGGCCAGCCCTTTCGTTCACTGTTCATGCTTTATCGTCTCCCTTTAAGTGGCGGCGAGCCTGAACCGATGCATTGGGGCCCAGCTAACAACATTGCCTTTGGGCCGGATCAAGGCGTGGTATTAGGACGTAATACCGCAGATCCTGCCCGATGGAAGAGGTACCGGGGCGGAACACGCGGTCAATTATGGATCGATCAAGACGGAAGCGGCCACTTTGAGCGCTATGAAGGGGTCAATGGAAATTTTGCATCCCCTATGTGGATTAGAAACCGTATTTACTTTATTTCTGACCATGAAGGTTATGCCAATATTTATTCGATTGAGCCAGATGGTCGCCATTTAGAACGCCATACCGACCATGAAACCTATTACGTACGTAATGCCTCCACAGATGGTCATTTTATTGTCTATCATGCTGGTGCTGACTTATATGTCCTCGATCCTCTAAGCGGTGAGAATACCCGTTTGGCTATTGAATATTACAGCCAAAAAACCCAAGTCGAACCCTATTATGCCAAGGCTCAAGATTATTGGACGGACTATGCGTTAAATCCTTCGGGAGAGAAAGTACTCATCACCACCCGTGGTAAGCTTTTTCAAATGGGTAACTGGGAAGGACCCGTCGAACCTCTAGGCGCTCTCGAAGGAGTGCGGTACCGGTTAAGTCAGTGGATACCAGGCAGTGATCAGGTCTTGACCATCTCTGATGATGGCGGTGAAGAAGGGCTCGAATTACTGGACCCAAAAACCCATTCCCGCACGCGATTTCCCGGCAGCATTGGCCAAGCTACGGCATTGAAAGTCTCGCCCGATGGCCAGTTTGCTGTCATAGCCAATCAACGCCATGAATTATGGCTAGCGGATTTAAAGGCTTTTACCTTATCTCAAATTGATGGGTCGATTTATGGTCCGGTTCGCGGTATCAACTTTTCCCCCGACAGTCGCTGGGTCGCTTATGGATTGCATCAATCTTCCAAAACCTGCGCCATCAAAGTGTATAATTTGATTAGTCGCGAAAGCCAGTGGATCACGCGCCCCGTTCTGATTGATTCCGACCCGGTTTTTGATCCCGCTGGACGATTTTTATATTTCCTGTCCCACCGAGTTTTTGATCCGGTGTACGATAATCTGCGTTTTGATTTGGGTTTTCCAAATGGCATGCACCCTTATCTCATTCCTTTACAAAAGGAACAACGTTCACCCTTCATGCCAGAGCCACGTCCTGTCGTGGACACCAATGACAAATCCGAGACGGAGGGGTCTGATGCCAACAAACTGGTCACTATCGATTTTGAAGGGATATTAGACCGGGCTGTGCCCTTTCCCGTGCAAGAAGGGCTGTATCGTCAGTTAGAAGCCGGCCCCGATAAAGTGTACTGGACCACGGTGGAACCTCACGGCAGTTTACATACCTCATTTTATGACGGTGAATCATCCCAGGCGACTCTTCACGAATATTCCTTAAAAGACTTGAAGGAGGAGGTATTAGGCTCTCACATCACCAGTTTTTCGCTCAACGCCCTCCGTAACACTATGGCTATCCGATTGGGCAAAAAGCTGCGAATTGCCAAAGCCGGGGACAAACTGGATGAGAAAGCATCGACAAAACCGGGACGGGAAACAGGCTTCGTTGATTTTCAACGTATCTCATTATTTGTTAACCGGCGCGCAGAATGGGAACAAATGTTGCGTGAAGCCTGGCGGCTTATGCGGGACAACTTTTGGTCTGAATCGATGTCGGGCATTGATTGGGAACAAATTTTTCACCGATACCAAATTCTACTTCCGCGAGTGGCCACCCGCTCCGAATTTTCCGACTTAGTCTGGGAAATGCAGGGCGAATTAGGCACATCCCACGCCTATGAAATCGGTGGCGATTATCGCAAAGAACCTAGTAACCGAATTGGTTTCTTAGCTGCCAAATGGCGTTGGGTTCCGGAATTTAATGGCTATCAAATCATTGCGATTGCACGGGGCGACAGCACCACTGAGGGGGAAAACTCTCCGTTATTGGCGCCTGGTATCGACATTCAAGAAGGCGATATTGTCACCATGGTAGACAACAAGCCATTAGATCCCACATTGCCTCCCGAGGCGCATTTAATCAACAAGGCAAAACAAGCCGTACGCCTGAGTTATATTCGGCCAGGTGACAGGGTTCTTAAAACCGCCGATGTCCTTGCGTTACCTCAAGAAATGCCTGTCTATTATCGACAATGGGTCAATAATAATCGCGAAAAGGTGCATCATGCCTCTTCAGGGCGGCTAGGGTATGTGCATATTCCTGACATGGGTCCCCGCGGATTCGCCGAATTTTACCGCGCTTACCTTAAAGAATCGGAATATGAAGGGCTCATTGTAGATGTACGCTTCAACGGCGGCGGACATGTTTCGCAGTTGATTTTAGAAAACTTGCAACGCCAGCGTCTGGGCTATGATGTGCCCCGTCATGGTCAGCCGGAACCTTATCCGCAAGACAGTATCTTGGGCCCTATTGTGGCCCTCACCAATGAATATGCGGGATCTGACGGCGATATCTTCTCGCATTCCTTTAAGCTGATGGGAATCGGTCCCTTAGTCGGACAACGAACCTGGGGCGGGGTCATTGGCATATGGGCCCGGCACCGGTTAGTCGATGGCAGTATTACGACGCAACCCGAATTTTCCTTTTGGTTTAAAGATGTGGGTTGGGGAGTTGAAAATTATGGGACAGATCCTACGATTCCCGTAGAAAACCGTCCTGAAGACTACCATAATGGTTATGACCGCCAGCTCGATCGGGCCATTGCTGAGGGCATGCGCCTGCTCACTGAAAATCCCCCCGCGATGCCGGATTTTAGTCAAAAACCGGTATTGACGCCAGGACATTTACCACCGAGACCCCAAAGCCGAGCTTAA
- a CDS encoding tetraprenyl-beta-curcumene synthase family protein yields the protein MSGKILDFIRSWQWGAEYFRVVRPRVVHLIGELHQMAQDIPDPVLREQALSSLQTKQFHCEGGGVFGGPSRDPHGYLLEFLVPYQSLCDYLDTVTDRGPSQDPDNLRELHQGLIDAITPLAPVRDYYRNHPHGEDGGYLASLVHRSQAALSHFPGYPAVQPAITRLVHLYVDLQVYKHGPVPTRLDRLTTWFQKESDPENGLFWWEFAAATGSTLGIFALLTLALEKDPDDKQIETLFRLYFPWIGALHILLDYLIDQEEDREGGDLNFVTYYHSPEQATQRLQWIYHHIVQEARNFPDAAFHRYVARGLLGFYLSDRKVRHELNRPACHLLATGGSVSIGVWLAAHVGRSP from the coding sequence ATGTCAGGAAAAATTCTAGACTTCATCAGGTCATGGCAATGGGGAGCAGAATATTTTCGGGTAGTGCGTCCCCGTGTCGTCCATTTAATCGGTGAGTTGCACCAAATGGCGCAAGACATCCCAGACCCTGTTTTACGTGAACAGGCTTTGAGCTCTTTACAAACCAAACAATTTCACTGTGAAGGCGGAGGGGTGTTTGGAGGACCGTCTCGTGATCCTCACGGCTATCTTTTGGAATTTCTAGTCCCCTACCAAAGTTTATGCGACTACTTGGATACCGTCACCGACAGAGGTCCCTCCCAAGATCCGGACAATTTGCGGGAACTGCATCAAGGCTTAATCGATGCCATCACGCCCTTAGCCCCCGTCAGAGACTATTACCGGAATCATCCCCATGGCGAAGATGGCGGTTACCTGGCGTCTTTGGTGCACCGTTCGCAAGCCGCCCTAAGCCATTTCCCCGGCTATCCAGCGGTTCAACCCGCGATCACGCGTTTAGTTCACCTCTATGTGGATTTACAAGTGTATAAGCATGGTCCGGTGCCTACTCGCTTGGATCGTCTCACCACCTGGTTTCAAAAGGAATCGGATCCCGAAAATGGCTTATTTTGGTGGGAGTTTGCTGCCGCGACGGGGTCTACTCTTGGTATTTTTGCTTTACTCACCTTAGCATTAGAAAAAGATCCGGACGATAAACAAATCGAAACCTTATTTCGTCTCTATTTTCCCTGGATTGGGGCGTTACACATTCTACTCGATTATCTCATCGATCAAGAAGAGGACCGTGAAGGCGGCGATTTGAATTTTGTCACTTATTACCACAGTCCCGAACAGGCAACCCAGCGGCTTCAATGGATTTATCACCATATTGTCCAAGAGGCCCGAAACTTTCCTGACGCGGCTTTTCACCGTTATGTTGCCCGCGGGCTACTCGGCTTCTATCTATCCGACCGCAAAGTCCGCCATGAACTCAACCGTCCGGCATGTCACTTACTAGCAACCGGAGGCAGTGTGAGCATCGGCGTCTGGTTAGCAGCGCATGTCGGGCGCTCTCCGTGA
- a CDS encoding RecQ family ATP-dependent DNA helicase: MDTIGISESLHRKIEWTLHNVFHLPDFRPLQREIISHVFLNISQLAILPTGAGKSLCYQLPSVLLPAPTVVISPLLSLMREQTQRLNELGIRAAHWSHWEHLGEGTEDVLTAWARGRLRVIFLAPERLRHPDLLRQIDRLPCSLLVVDEAHSISEWGHDFRPDYRRIKQFHRLLGQPPILALTATATPQVEDDILRQLGLSPEKCLVTRQSMDRANIFLAVEKVASSKEQHHAVLDAIQQESGAVIVYTTTRKQAEYWGRWIHQAIHEPTGIYHAGLTQKERMAVHDAFSTGHLRIVAATTAFGMGIDRSDVRGVLNIGMPESLDAYTQEWGRAGRDGQRAWARLIVTPQDMTQRRRMLERERPREQTVQQIMKIVDRWPLHRGVWWDLNSAGTMTLDEGSLDFEAMAEVIVTALEEMDVVEVLAKKAHQMFVRVKKPVESWMTQALNDRLQRLYAHRTTQYEQMKAYIDTARCRREAIYQYFGQSLSTPSHTPQLCCDRCAQSSFSGPQPALINTESDRKVWEKLRAWRQQQALDEKVAAYLIFSDRVLHELCERQPKTWEELRQCPGIGPVKLARYGQALIALFRQASEDKPIKTSDRVRVKSAKEQAWNLFAEGLPVPEVAERVNRRPSTVIGYLEEWIIQDESRAWSWYGESLVHPEVQQQVEDCLTHDPNQTLKSLFIALQGKYSYDQLRIARALVKKSRRAPDMRC; this comes from the coding sequence ATGGACACCATTGGCATTTCCGAATCATTGCACCGAAAAATTGAATGGACTTTGCACAACGTTTTTCATTTGCCTGATTTCCGGCCGTTACAACGGGAAATCATAAGCCATGTGTTTTTAAACATCTCGCAACTCGCCATATTGCCTACTGGGGCTGGTAAATCGTTATGCTATCAACTTCCCAGTGTACTCCTTCCCGCTCCCACCGTGGTTATCTCTCCATTATTGAGTTTAATGCGCGAACAAACCCAGCGTTTGAATGAGCTGGGCATTAGGGCGGCGCACTGGAGCCATTGGGAACACTTGGGTGAGGGCACCGAAGATGTCTTGACAGCATGGGCTCGGGGACGATTGCGGGTGATTTTTCTCGCCCCTGAACGGCTTAGGCATCCGGATTTGCTGAGACAGATTGACCGCTTGCCGTGCAGTTTACTAGTTGTTGATGAAGCCCATTCGATTTCGGAATGGGGCCATGATTTTCGTCCCGATTACCGCCGGATTAAACAGTTTCACCGCTTACTGGGACAACCTCCCATTTTGGCGTTGACGGCCACCGCAACTCCGCAAGTGGAAGATGATATTCTCCGGCAATTAGGGCTCAGCCCGGAAAAATGCCTGGTCACACGACAATCTATGGATCGCGCCAATATTTTCTTAGCGGTAGAAAAAGTGGCCAGCAGTAAGGAACAGCACCACGCCGTTCTTGATGCGATACAGCAAGAATCTGGAGCTGTTATTGTCTATACTACCACCCGTAAACAAGCGGAGTATTGGGGGCGGTGGATTCATCAAGCCATTCATGAACCGACCGGTATTTATCATGCCGGACTTACGCAGAAGGAAAGAATGGCTGTACACGATGCATTTTCCACGGGTCACTTACGGATTGTGGCGGCGACCACCGCATTTGGAATGGGAATCGACCGCAGCGATGTGCGCGGGGTTTTGAACATTGGGATGCCGGAGTCATTAGATGCTTACACCCAAGAATGGGGACGGGCCGGACGTGATGGCCAAAGAGCTTGGGCTCGCTTGATTGTTACGCCCCAAGACATGACACAGCGGCGCAGAATGTTAGAACGAGAACGTCCGCGTGAACAAACGGTCCAGCAAATTATGAAGATTGTTGACCGTTGGCCGTTACACCGTGGAGTATGGTGGGACCTTAACAGCGCGGGGACGATGACGCTAGATGAAGGAAGTTTAGATTTTGAAGCCATGGCGGAGGTTATTGTGACGGCGCTGGAAGAAATGGATGTGGTTGAGGTACTGGCAAAAAAAGCGCATCAAATGTTCGTGCGCGTCAAAAAACCCGTGGAATCCTGGATGACCCAAGCCCTCAATGACAGGCTTCAACGCTTATATGCTCACCGAACCACCCAATATGAACAGATGAAAGCGTATATCGATACAGCCCGTTGTCGGCGTGAAGCGATTTACCAATATTTTGGCCAATCCCTGTCTACCCCTTCGCACACTCCTCAGCTGTGCTGTGATCGGTGTGCACAGTCTTCATTTTCCGGGCCACAACCGGCGTTGATAAACACGGAAAGTGATAGAAAGGTGTGGGAAAAACTCCGGGCATGGCGCCAGCAGCAAGCGCTTGATGAAAAGGTTGCTGCATATCTTATTTTTAGTGATCGAGTGCTGCACGAACTCTGTGAGCGCCAGCCAAAAACGTGGGAAGAATTGCGCCAATGTCCGGGCATAGGACCGGTAAAATTAGCGCGCTACGGTCAAGCCCTGATAGCGCTTTTTCGTCAGGCCTCTGAAGACAAGCCGATAAAGACATCTGACAGAGTTCGGGTGAAGTCGGCGAAAGAACAAGCGTGGAATCTTTTTGCTGAAGGATTGCCGGTGCCAGAAGTGGCTGAGCGAGTGAACCGAAGGCCTTCCACTGTCATCGGTTACCTAGAGGAATGGATCATCCAAGATGAAAGCCGGGCATGGAGTTGGTATGGCGAGAGTCTGGTTCATCCCGAGGTTCAACAACAAGTGGAAGACTGTTTGACCCATGATCCCAACCAGACGTTAAAGAGTTTGTTCATTGCTTTACAAGGAAAGTATTCCTATGACCAACTGCGCATTGCCCGAGCCCTGGTAAAGAAATCACGGAGAGCGCCCGACATGCGCTGCTAA
- a CDS encoding pyridoxal phosphate-dependent aminotransferase, with translation MYWAQPDNLPTSGIREILDIALQMPGAIRLETGEPNFPPDPAVIDAFNEAARGGHNRYTSSWGILPLREALAEKIRSVNHVIRSPEEILVTPGGSPGLFLAFLGTLGVGDQVLVPNPGWPDYLGGIRALHLDPIFYPLPAPQFWPDLSLLEEFVTPRTRAIVVNFPGNPAGSIPPRQVIEALVEFAHKHDLWIISDEVYDQIIYTDTVISPAQLAPERTISVYSFSKTYAMTGWRLGYVALPWPYSESLNRIAMGLWSSVSEPLQYAGLTALKTGAQGITTRLEHYRRRRDLAVNLLNSYQIPSHRPDGAFYLLVDISRTGMGSRDFALQLLKQEKVAVAPGSAFGSVTDNYVRISLASSEEDLARGLTILAQILQDPISLAPRR, from the coding sequence GTGTACTGGGCCCAACCAGACAATCTGCCAACTTCAGGAATCCGAGAAATTCTCGATATCGCTTTGCAAATGCCCGGGGCCATTCGCTTAGAAACCGGAGAACCCAATTTCCCTCCCGATCCGGCCGTTATCGACGCGTTTAACGAAGCGGCTCGTGGCGGACACAATCGTTATACGTCCTCATGGGGTATTTTGCCGTTACGGGAAGCACTAGCGGAAAAAATTCGCAGCGTCAATCACGTAATTCGGTCACCCGAAGAAATTCTGGTCACTCCCGGAGGAAGCCCTGGTCTCTTTTTAGCCTTTCTTGGCACGCTCGGTGTTGGGGATCAGGTTCTTGTGCCCAACCCGGGCTGGCCGGATTATTTAGGTGGCATTCGTGCGTTGCATCTTGATCCGATTTTTTATCCCTTACCAGCTCCCCAATTTTGGCCGGATCTCTCTCTTTTAGAAGAATTCGTCACACCAAGAACTCGCGCCATCGTGGTGAATTTCCCCGGCAATCCCGCAGGCAGCATTCCCCCGCGTCAGGTCATTGAAGCGCTTGTCGAGTTTGCTCACAAACATGATTTGTGGATTATCTCTGATGAGGTCTATGATCAAATCATCTACACCGATACCGTGATTTCTCCCGCACAACTTGCGCCAGAACGCACCATCTCTGTGTATTCATTTTCTAAAACATATGCCATGACAGGATGGCGGTTAGGATATGTGGCCCTGCCATGGCCCTACAGCGAATCGTTGAACCGTATTGCGATGGGATTGTGGTCATCCGTTTCCGAACCACTACAATATGCGGGACTCACCGCCCTAAAAACCGGTGCCCAAGGAATTACGACCCGTCTTGAACATTATCGGCGGCGGCGTGATCTCGCAGTCAACTTGCTGAACTCTTATCAGATCCCTTCTCACCGCCCTGATGGAGCATTTTATCTCTTAGTTGACATCTCCCGCACGGGAATGGGTTCACGAGACTTTGCACTGCAACTGCTCAAACAAGAAAAAGTTGCCGTAGCTCCGGGGTCCGCATTTGGCTCCGTGACCGACAACTATGTACGCATTTCCTTAGCCTCATCAGAAGAGGACCTGGCCCGGGGCTTAACTATTTTGGCCCAGATCCTCCAAGATCCTATAAGTTTAGCACCACGACGGTAG
- a CDS encoding aldehyde dehydrogenase family protein yields the protein MAEVWIDGRRVPVATAYPVYHKYRHQVIGMAGEADDTAIALAIDSAKRARSKPLSVHERYRILEKAADLLQERHEEFAKLICQEAGKPLKDARTEVSRGQQTLRYAAVAARTLHGEEIPVRGNPGSENRLALTLRKPYGTILAITPFNFPLNLVLHKVAPAIAGGNAVILKPAPQTPLTAMKLAELMADAGLAPGWLNVLTGSGPELGQKLVSHPDIQLISFTGSEKVGQEIRAHAGLKPVLLELGNNSANIVHEDADIDLAAKTLAARAFGYAGQVCIAVQRIYVQRNIFEQFQERLIAASKALVVGDPEDPRTDVGPMITEDAANRAWAWYENALQQGAHALLPAEKQGALVTPTILVNVAPSMQVMAEEVFAPLAGLVPYDSIDEAIAWANESRYGLQAGVFTRSLSVAMQCAQQLEVGGVIINDSSSYRADNMPYGGIKNSGLGREGPEYAILEMTYPTVVVLNL from the coding sequence ATGGCAGAGGTATGGATTGATGGGCGAAGAGTGCCTGTTGCAACCGCGTACCCGGTCTATCACAAATATCGCCATCAGGTCATCGGTATGGCTGGAGAAGCGGATGATACCGCGATAGCGTTAGCAATTGACAGTGCCAAGCGGGCTAGAAGTAAACCTCTTAGTGTGCATGAACGCTACCGTATTTTAGAGAAGGCGGCCGATCTTTTGCAAGAGCGGCACGAAGAGTTTGCTAAATTGATTTGTCAGGAAGCGGGGAAGCCGTTAAAAGATGCGCGCACGGAAGTCAGCCGGGGACAACAGACGCTCCGGTATGCGGCCGTGGCTGCGAGAACTTTACATGGTGAAGAAATTCCCGTGCGCGGCAATCCCGGATCGGAGAATCGGTTAGCTTTAACCTTGCGAAAACCCTATGGCACTATTTTGGCCATTACTCCGTTTAATTTTCCTCTCAACCTCGTCTTACATAAAGTGGCCCCGGCCATTGCGGGCGGCAATGCCGTCATTTTAAAGCCGGCTCCGCAAACGCCTTTGACGGCTATGAAATTGGCAGAACTTATGGCTGACGCGGGGCTTGCTCCGGGATGGCTCAATGTTCTTACCGGCTCGGGCCCGGAATTGGGGCAAAAGCTTGTGTCCCATCCCGACATCCAACTGATTAGCTTTACGGGGTCCGAGAAAGTGGGACAAGAAATCCGAGCCCATGCAGGACTCAAACCCGTCCTTTTAGAACTTGGCAACAACTCGGCGAATATTGTGCACGAAGATGCGGATATTGACTTGGCGGCTAAAACCCTCGCCGCCCGAGCCTTTGGATATGCCGGACAAGTGTGTATAGCCGTTCAGCGCATCTATGTTCAGCGTAACATTTTTGAGCAATTTCAAGAACGCTTGATTGCGGCATCGAAGGCTTTGGTGGTTGGCGATCCCGAAGATCCCCGTACGGATGTAGGGCCTATGATTACCGAAGATGCAGCCAACCGGGCTTGGGCCTGGTATGAAAATGCCTTACAACAAGGAGCGCATGCCCTCTTGCCCGCGGAAAAACAAGGCGCTTTGGTGACGCCGACCATATTAGTCAATGTGGCTCCTTCTATGCAGGTTATGGCGGAAGAAGTGTTTGCGCCGCTTGCGGGTTTAGTTCCCTATGACAGCATCGATGAAGCGATTGCTTGGGCTAATGAGAGTCGTTACGGCTTACAAGCCGGGGTATTCACCCGCTCTTTGTCGGTAGCCATGCAGTGTGCGCAGCAACTCGAAGTAGGAGGCGTCATCATCAATGATTCTTCCTCCTACCGAGCCGATAATATGCCATATGGCGGAATTAAAAATTCGGGTCTGGGACGAGAAGGGCCCGAATATGCGATTTTGGAAATGACCTATCCTACCGTCGTGGTGCTAAACTTATAG
- a CDS encoding trans-sulfuration enzyme family protein, with the protein MKLYQEVVATANQSKDQHEDWGFSTRAIHQAQSSLDQSRSTTMPIYQTSTYTQALDGTPVHYEYGRGDSPNREALEDTLTALEHGQFAVVFGSGMAACDAILRHLNPGDHVIAGLDLYGGVYRLLEQVYRQHNIAVDYCTFDTDDWVKRIRPTTRLIWLETPTNPLLHVIDIERVTRQAHSHDLTVVVDNTFASPYLQNPLRLGADLVVHSMTKYIAGHSDVIGGVVIGGDGRWREPLRFLRNATGPILGPFDAWLILRGVKTLALRMQQHTQNALRIVQFLKTHPRVSRLYYPEGQVAFSQQMRGGGGMISFVLKDADTKHVYEVLRKFRVFAVAESLGGVESLVSHPATMTHSAIPEEERNRRGIVPGLIRLSVGIEDVKDLIADLENALD; encoded by the coding sequence ATGAAACTATACCAAGAGGTGGTGGCGACCGCGAATCAATCTAAGGATCAGCACGAAGACTGGGGATTTAGCACACGAGCCATTCACCAAGCGCAAAGCTCATTAGACCAATCCCGGTCGACAACAATGCCTATCTACCAAACCAGTACATATACCCAAGCGCTTGATGGGACACCCGTCCACTATGAATATGGCCGCGGAGATTCACCGAATCGGGAAGCGTTGGAAGATACGTTGACGGCGTTGGAACATGGCCAGTTTGCTGTCGTCTTTGGGTCGGGAATGGCGGCTTGTGATGCCATTTTACGGCACTTAAACCCTGGCGACCATGTCATTGCGGGATTAGATCTCTACGGAGGCGTCTACCGGTTATTAGAACAAGTCTATCGCCAGCATAATATCGCGGTTGATTATTGCACGTTCGATACCGATGATTGGGTGAAAAGGATCCGACCCACGACCCGTCTCATTTGGTTGGAGACACCAACCAATCCCCTTTTACATGTCATTGATATTGAACGTGTAACGCGCCAGGCGCATTCGCATGATTTGACAGTGGTTGTCGATAATACTTTTGCCTCACCCTATCTGCAAAATCCTCTTCGCTTAGGAGCCGACCTGGTGGTTCATTCGATGACAAAATATATTGCCGGGCATTCCGATGTCATCGGTGGTGTGGTAATTGGGGGGGATGGTCGCTGGCGCGAGCCTTTGCGGTTTCTTCGCAATGCGACAGGCCCGATTTTAGGTCCTTTTGACGCATGGCTTATTCTCCGTGGAGTGAAAACTCTGGCCTTACGCATGCAGCAACATACCCAAAATGCGTTACGTATTGTTCAGTTTCTGAAGACTCATCCCCGAGTCAGTCGGCTTTATTATCCGGAAGGACAAGTGGCCTTTTCCCAACAAATGCGGGGTGGCGGGGGAATGATTTCCTTCGTGTTAAAAGATGCTGATACCAAACACGTCTACGAAGTTTTGCGGAAGTTTCGCGTGTTTGCTGTCGCTGAAAGTCTAGGCGGTGTGGAATCATTAGTTAGTCATCCCGCCACCATGACACACAGTGCAATTCCTGAAGAGGAACGAAATCGCCGCGGCATCGTGCCAGGGCTGATTCGGCTGTCGGTGGGGATTGAGGACGTCAAGGATCTCATTGCTGATTTAGAAAATGCTCTGGATTGA
- a CDS encoding DUF962 domain-containing protein, with the protein MRMHSFEEFWPYYLAQHQKSATRLTHFIGTGTALIAILLALLTFNAWYLLLALVMGYGFAWYGHLFIEQNRPATWRFPRYSLQADLLLFWIMLTRGFAFEDFSLPRNPLKGK; encoded by the coding sequence ATGAGAATGCATTCATTTGAAGAGTTTTGGCCATATTATCTTGCGCAGCACCAAAAGTCCGCTACGCGTCTCACCCATTTCATTGGCACTGGCACGGCGTTGATTGCGATTTTGCTGGCTCTTCTAACCTTTAACGCTTGGTATTTATTGCTTGCCCTTGTCATGGGTTATGGGTTCGCTTGGTACGGCCATTTATTTATTGAACAAAATCGACCGGCAACATGGCGTTTTCCTCGGTATTCTCTTCAAGCAGATCTGTTATTATTTTGGATTATGTTGACACGAGGATTTGCTTTTGAAGATTTCTCCTTGCCGCGCAACCCGTTGAAAGGAAAATGA